A region from the Lolium perenne isolate Kyuss_39 chromosome 4, Kyuss_2.0, whole genome shotgun sequence genome encodes:
- the LOC127295983 gene encoding uncharacterized protein: MKTFLIFTLLAMAVTIATANEQFQHSCQYQPQQPFPWQQYPFPGQQTPFPGQQQPFPQQQQPIPDQQKQIPGQQLPFPGIQQLIPGQQHPFPDQQQPFPGQQFPFPWIQQTFPGQHQPFPNQQQRFPGQQLPFPGQQQLIPGQQQPFPDQQQQNPGQQFPFPGQQQAFPGKQQLIPGQLQPFPDQQQHIPGQQQPFPSQQQLFPGQQQQQQPFPDQQQQIPGQQLQYPGEQQPFPGQQQPFPDQQQQIPGQQFPFPGKQQLIPGQLQPFPDQQQIHGQELQFPGQHQQFPGQQQPFPVQQQSFPQLQQLNPCRDFLLQQCNPVTMVTFLRSWILQQSSCQVMRQQCCQQLAQIPENSRLPAIHGVVEAIFLQQQQKQGAFLQPRMLHQIVQGLFHPQQQCGQGSSTQQQQKYILIQGILQPQQLSQLEAIRTLALKTLPAMCKVQVPPYY, from the coding sequence atgaagaccttcctcatctTTACCCTCCTTGCCATGGCGGTAACCATTGCCACCGCCAATGAGCAATTTCAACATAGTTGCCAATATCAACCTCAACAACCATTTCCTTGGCAGCAATATCCATTTCCTGGGCAACAAACACCGTTTCCCGGGCAACAACAACCATTTCCTCAGCAACAACAACCAATTCCCGACCAACAAAAGCAAATTCCTGGGCAACAACTTCCATTTCCTGGGATACAACAGCTAATTCCAGGGCAACAACATCCATTTCCCGACCAACAACAACCATTTCCCGGCCAACAATTTCCATTTCCTTGGATACAACAGACTTTTCCCGGGCAACATCAACCATTTCCTAACCAACAACAGCGATTTCCCGGTCAACAACTTCCGTTTCCTGGGCAACAACAACTAATTCCCGGGCAACAACAACCATTTCCCGACCAACAACAGCAAAATCCTGGCCAACAATTTCCATTTCCCGGGCAGCAACAAGCATTTCCCGGGAAACAACAGCTTATTCCTGGGCAATTACAACCATTTCCCGACCAACAACAACATATTCCCGGGCAACAACAACCATTTCCCAGCCAACAACAGTTATTTCctggacaacaacaacaacaacaaccatttCCCGACCAACAACAACAAATTCCAGGGCAACAATTGCAATATCCCGGGGAGCAACAACCGTTTCCTGGACAACAACAACCATTTCCTGACCAACAACAACAAATTCCAGGTCAACAATTTCCATTTCCCGGGAAACAACAACTAATTCCCGGGCAACTACAACCATTTCCTGACCAACAACAGATTCACGGGCAAGAACTGCAATTTCCCGGGCAACATCAGCAATTTCCCGGGCAACAACAACCATTTCCTGTGCAACAACAATCATTTCCGCAATTACAACAATTAAACCCATGCAGGGATTTCCTCCTACAACAGTGCAACCCAGTGACAATGGTGACGTTCCTCCGGTCGTGGATCTTGCAACAGAGTAGTTGCCAAGTGATGCGACAACAATGTTGCCAACAGCTAGCGCAGATCCCTGAGAATTCCCGGTTACCTGCAATCCATGGTGTTGTGGAAGCAATCTTCCTACAACAACAACAGAAGCAAGGTGCTTTCTTGCAACCTCGGATGTTGCATCAGATTGTTCAAGGTTTATTCCATCCTCAACAACAATGCGGTCAGGGTTCGTCCACCCAGCAACAACAGAAATACATTCTCATTCAGGGTATACTCCAGCCGCAACAACTTTCTCAGTTAGAGGCAATAAGGACTTTAGCGCTAAAGACCCTACCGGCAATGTGCAAAGTGCAAGTCCCACCATACTATTAA